A region of Lycium barbarum isolate Lr01 chromosome 1, ASM1917538v2, whole genome shotgun sequence DNA encodes the following proteins:
- the LOC132626723 gene encoding uncharacterized protein LOC132626723 translates to MASFLMLKNRLAILVVLFSCYYYLGDFTVSARQFRPGFVYTRNTGRCTPQYWSSRRESWPKMVPLTSTVSKIFGSRAYERYRYDLTLLEAAARNDDMDNIFARLVKQSTAALLNSYARKNYPYSAWEVKTMLIQALVSDKSAAILAQQLSEVNEACN, encoded by the exons ATGGCTAGTTTTCTTATGCTAAAGAATCGTTTGGCTATTTTAGTGGTGTTATTTAGTTGCTACTACTACTTGGGAGATTTTACTGTATCAGCACGACAGTTTAGACCTGGATTTGTGTACACAAGAAACACTGGAAGATGCACTCCCCA GTATTGGAGCAGCAGGAGAGAGTCATGGCCAAAGATGGTACCACTAACATCAACAGTATCCAAAATATTCGGATCGAGGGCCTACGAGCGATACAGGTACGATCTAACACTGCTAGAAGCTGCTGCAAGAAACGACGATATGGACAACATATTTGCAAGATTAGTGAAGCAATCAACGGCTGCATTGTTGAATTCATATGCCAGAAAGAATTATCCATACAGTGCTTGGGAAGTAAAGACAATGCTCATTCAAGCTTTGGTTTCTGATAAGTCTGCTGCTATTTTGGCTCAACAGTTATCTGAAGTTAATGAAGCCTGCAATTAA